Below is a genomic region from Sediminitomix flava.
TGTTGGTCCAAAGCCTGAAGTAATGGAGCAGCTAGGAGATAAAGTTGCTGCAAAGTTAGTCGCAATTAAAGCTGAAGTTCCAGTTATTCAAGATAGTGATGCAGATCTAAAAGATATTGAAACGGCTCTAGTTGAAGCTGAGAAAATTGGTTATCCAGTAATCATTAAGGCTGCAGCAGGTGGTGGCGGACGTGGGATGCGTGTCATCCGAACTAAAGAGGATTTATTAAAAGGATTTCCAGATGCTAAGAGTGAAGCTTCTAAAGCATTTGGCGATGATACCATTTTTATGGAGAAATTCATCGATAATCCTAAACATATAGAAGTACAGATTCTTGCAGATAACCATGGTAATATGGTTCATTTGTTTGAAAGAGATTGTTCTGTACAACGTCGTTTTCAGAAAGTAGTAGAGATTGCACCAAGTGCCGCTCTTGCTGAGACAACAAGAAATAAACTGTATGAGTATGCTAAAAAAATCTGTAAGCAGGTAAGTTATAACAATGCGGGTACAGTTGAATTTTTGGTTGATGCAGATCAGAATGTTTACTTTATCGAGGTAAATCCAAGGGTTCAAGTAGAGCATACTATTACAGAGGAAGTTACAGGGATTGATATTGTTCGTTCTCAAATTCTAATTGCGAAAGGATATGAGCTAAATAGCGAAATGGTAAATATTCCTGAGCAAGATCAAATTCTTTGTGAAGGTTTTGCTATTCAGTGTCGTGTAACTACTGAAGACCCAGAAAATGACTTTAAACCTCATTATGGAACTTTGATTGAGTATCGTAATGCAGGAGGTTATGGAATCCGTTTGGATGAAGGAAGTGCCTATCCAGGTATGAAGATTTCTCCATTCTTTGATTCTATGATTGTAAAAGTAACGGCTAGAGGTTCTTCATTGGGGCGTGCAAGTGCTCGTTTATTACGTACACTTAAAGAGTTTAGAGTTAGAGGTGTTAAGACAAATATCGGATTCCTTCAGAATGTAATTACAAACGAAGAATTCATTCAAGGAAAAGCTACCGTAAAATTCTTGGAAGATCACTTAGATCTATTCAAAATGCCAAGAATTTTTGATTCAGCTACAAAGACGCTAAAGTATCTAGGTGATGTAGTTGTAAATGGTAATTCTGATGTGAAGTTTGTAGACCCTAACAAACAATTCAGAAAGCCAATCATTCCTTCATACGATAAATTCTCACCATATCCATATGGAAATAAAGATCGTTTGAATGATTTAGGTAGAGATGGATTTGTAGAATGGCTGAAAAATGAAAAAGCAGCTCAGTTCACAGATACTACTTTCCGTGACGGTCATCAATCATTATTAGCGACACGTGTAAGAACAAAAGATTTATCAGCAGTAGCTGAAAGTTATGCTAAAAATCACCCAGAAGTATTCTCAATGGAAGTTTGGGGTGGAGCTACTTTCGATGTTTGTATGCGTTTCTTGAAAGAGGATCCTTGGAGACGTCTTCAAATCCTAAGAGAAAAGATGCCAAACATGCTACTCCAAATGCTTTTCAGAGGTTCAAATGGTGTAGGTTATAAGGCTTATCCAGATAATCTGATAGAGATGTTTATTGAGAAATCGGCTGAAAATGGAATTGATATTTTCAGAATATTTGATTCTCTGAACTGGGTAGAGGCAATGAAGACAAGTATTCGTGCGGTTAGAGAAAGAACGAATTCTTTAGCTGAAGCGACTATTTGTTACACAGGTGATATCATGAATCCTGATAACACGAAGTACACTCTTCAATATTATATAGATTTAGCGAAGCAATTGGAAGATGAAGGTGCGCATATCTTGGCAGTTAAAGATATGGCCGGTCTTCTTAAACCATATGCAGCCGTAGAATTGATCACTTCATTGAAAGATGCTGTAGACCTTCCTATTCATCTTCATACACACGACACTTCTTCGGTACAATCGGCTACATATTTGAAAGCAATTGAGGCAGGGGTTGATGTTGTAGATGTAGCACTAGGAGCTATGTCTGGCTTAACTTCTCAACCAAACTTTAACTCAGTGGCTGCTTCATTAGTCGGAACTGAAAGAGAGCAAAAGTTTGATCTAAAGAAGTTAAATGATTTCTCTAACTATTGGGAAGATTTACGTGAATATTATTATCCATTTGAATCAGGGTTGAAGGCAGGTACTGCTGAAGTTTATAATCATGAAATTCCTGGAGGTCAATACTCTAACTTAAGACCTCAAGCAAGAGCACTTGGTTTAGATGATAAGTTTGAGCTAGTAAAAGAAAACTATGCTGCAGCTAATGAATTATTCGGTGACATCGTGAAAGTAACACCAAGTTCTAAAGTAGTTGGAGATATGGCGCT
It encodes:
- a CDS encoding pyruvate carboxylase, which translates into the protein MSTQLKKLNKLMVANRGEIAIRILRAASELKINTVAIYTHEDRYSLHRFKADEAYQIGDESEPLKPYLNVDEIIALAKKEGVDAIHPGYGFLSENVHFARRCREEGIIFVGPKPEVMEQLGDKVAAKLVAIKAEVPVIQDSDADLKDIETALVEAEKIGYPVIIKAAAGGGGRGMRVIRTKEDLLKGFPDAKSEASKAFGDDTIFMEKFIDNPKHIEVQILADNHGNMVHLFERDCSVQRRFQKVVEIAPSAALAETTRNKLYEYAKKICKQVSYNNAGTVEFLVDADQNVYFIEVNPRVQVEHTITEEVTGIDIVRSQILIAKGYELNSEMVNIPEQDQILCEGFAIQCRVTTEDPENDFKPHYGTLIEYRNAGGYGIRLDEGSAYPGMKISPFFDSMIVKVTARGSSLGRASARLLRTLKEFRVRGVKTNIGFLQNVITNEEFIQGKATVKFLEDHLDLFKMPRIFDSATKTLKYLGDVVVNGNSDVKFVDPNKQFRKPIIPSYDKFSPYPYGNKDRLNDLGRDGFVEWLKNEKAAQFTDTTFRDGHQSLLATRVRTKDLSAVAESYAKNHPEVFSMEVWGGATFDVCMRFLKEDPWRRLQILREKMPNMLLQMLFRGSNGVGYKAYPDNLIEMFIEKSAENGIDIFRIFDSLNWVEAMKTSIRAVRERTNSLAEATICYTGDIMNPDNTKYTLQYYIDLAKQLEDEGAHILAVKDMAGLLKPYAAVELITSLKDAVDLPIHLHTHDTSSVQSATYLKAIEAGVDVVDVALGAMSGLTSQPNFNSVAASLVGTEREQKFDLKKLNDFSNYWEDLREYYYPFESGLKAGTAEVYNHEIPGGQYSNLRPQARALGLDDKFELVKENYAAANELFGDIVKVTPSSKVVGDMALFMTSNDLNAEDVVKRGSKLSFPESVKSLFRGELGQVHGGFPKELQKAILGDEKPFTGRPNEHLEPVDFEQEFEEFKQKYDKYCTFLDFLSYKLYPKVYDNFKKHLEVYGNVSRIPTKAFFYGMKIGEEISISLRKGKEILVTLLYVSEPTEDGFREVTFSLNGKTRTLMVKDHSLVIESSSNQKANSDILEEVGSPLQGRIAAVLVKKGQEVKENDALFVIEAMKMESTISAPKDGTVGSIYLDKGALVEQDDLVIRLD